TTAGTAATGGGACTTTTTTCTGTTAGTGAAATTTTTCTAATGTTAGAGCATACTCAAACAAGTCAAAACATCATTAATAAAACAGGTAAGATTTTGGTAAATATCAAAGAATTCTTCTTTTGCTTTTGGACCATTATAAGATCCTCTATTATAGGATTTTTTGTAGGAGTTTTACCGGGTGCTGGAGCAACTATAGCTAGTGCCATTACTTATATGAGTGAGAAAAAAATAGCCGGTGAAAAGGGTAAATTCGGCCAAGGAGATTTAAAAGGTGTGGCAGCCCCTGAAGCAGCTAATAATGCTTCAGCCTGTGGTTCTTTTATCCCAATGTTAACACTTGGTCTTCCAGGTTCAGGAACAACTGCGGTTATGATGGGCGCATTAACACTTTATAATATTACTCCAGGTCCTACAATGTTTACTGATCAAGTAAATATAGTGTGGGGACTTATAGCTTCCTTATTATTTGCAAATGTAATTTTACTTTTAATGAATTTGCCCTTGGTAGGAATTTTCGTAAAAATTTTAAGCATACCTATGTGGAGCTTGGCTCCAATTATAGCAATTGTTTCAATTATAGGTGTTTATTCTATCAATAGTACTGATTTTGATATCATTTTAATCTTAATTATTGGTATTTTAGGCTATTTTTTAAGAAAACTTGAATTTCCAATGGCTCCACTTATACTCGGTTTTGTATTAGGAGAACAATTAGAAACCAATCTAAGAAGAGCTTTATCTATCAGTAATGGAGATTTTTCAATACTTTGGAGTGGGATCATAGCTCAAAGTTTACTGATAGGAGCTGTGCTAATTATACTAATACCCCTTTTAATAAAAAAGATTAGAAAGTCTAAATTTTAGACTTTCTTAGCTATAAACATAGAACTTACGCCGAAACTAAAACTTTTAAATTCAAGCATTTCAAAACCTACCTGTTTAAGTTCGGCAATAAATTCCTCTTTACTTAAAAAACCTTCTATAGAATTAGGCAAGTATTCGTATGCACTTTTATTTTTGCTTATCATTCCTCCCAAGCTTGGTAAAATATTTTTAAGATAAAAATCCCTACAAGAGGCTACAAAACCTCCTTTTTCTCTTTTAGTAAATTCTAAAACTACAAAAATTCCATCTTGTTTAAGCACTCTTGAAAATTCTCTCAAGGCTTTTTCTCTCTCCACCACATTGCGTATCCCATAGCTTATACTTACGATATCAACACTTTCACTTTGCAAAGGCAATTCTTGCGCTCCAGCTTCTATAAATTCGATATTTGGGAATTTTTGTTTTGCTATATTTAACATACCCTCGCTTGGATCAATACCTTTGATGTGGGCTATATTTTTATTTAATTTTTTCGCACTTTCTTGCCAAATTTCTATCATATCTCCTGTGCCACAAGCCACATCAACTATGTTTAAATTATCCTTTTGGTAAAGCTTTAAAACTCTTTTACAAGCAAATTTACGCCAACTTACATCAACACCAAAACTCAAAATTCTATTAGCCTTATCATAGGTCGGAGCTATTTCATTAAACATTTTTATGATTTTATCTTGCTTTTGCATTAATATCCTTTATAAATTTTCAATTTCTTACTTGCTTTATGGATTAATTTTCCAAGTTTTTCTTTTTTCTTGGTTAATTTTAAAAGCATCTTTTTTTCAAAATCGCAAATAAAATATTTATTATATAATTTACTCAAAATTTTTCAAATTATATAAATTATGAAAATATTCTAAAAAAACCGAGAGCTCTAAAAAATTCTCTTCAAAAATTTCAATTTCGAAATTTTTCAATAAATTTTTCTTAAACAATACAAGTCTTTTTCTTAGCTGCATGGCAATCATTTGTTTAAAAAAATATTTTTCTTGCTCGCCCTTATAAAACGAATCTTCTTTAATAAAAAAATCGAAATCACTCAATAAATTTTGCAATTCTTCGCTGCTTAAAAATAAAAGTAAATTTTCACCTAGTTCATTATTTGCTAAAATACAATGAGATTGTTTCACTAAGTCTTCAAATCTAAGAGCTAAATTTTTATTTAACTCTTCATCAAAAATTTCTTCTGTACTCATTAAAATAATATAAATTTTTCTCGCATAAGAAAAAAATTCGCAAAAATTCTCTCTTTGTCTATTTTCTAAGGTCAAATTCCAATATAATTTTAATTTTCTAAATAGATAAAATAAGAAAATTCTATATCCATCAAAAGCTAAAATAGAACTTGGAAAATCTAGGGTAAAGTTCTGATTTTTTTCTATAATTTTAAAGCATTTTTCCATATCTATTTCTAAATTGTTAAAACCATAAAGTATTATATTTTTAGAATCCAAAACTCCACAAAGCTCTCTTTGAATTTTAAATTCTTTAGGCGGTGCAAAAAGATTTGCCATCTCCAAAGTTGGAAAAAAAACTTTTAAAACATATAGATTAAGATCTTCATATACATCAATAAAGCTTTTAAAAGAACAAAGTTTAAATTCATAGCGTTTTTTCTTAATGCTTTTTTCTATGAGTTTTTTACGAGCTTTTTCATAATCCTTTTTAGAAATCTTTTCTTCTTGATTTTGCTCTAAAATCGGATTATTTAATCGGGTTATTTTGTAAAAATTTCCATTGAGATTTTGAAATTTTACATCATAAAAATGTGTTATCTTAGTATAGAATGTTTCGATTTCATAAATTTCAAAAACAATTCCATCTTTTTGTAAATTTTCTAAAAGAGTAGCATCAGGAAGTAAAAAAGTCTTCTGAATTTCATGAACCATTAAAATAACCCTTAAATTCTTTGGGTTATTTTAACTTTATTTTGCTTAATGGCACTTTTTACAAGTGCTAACATGAGCACAAACTGCTAAATGATCGATGATATTTCCCATTTTTTTCTCTAATTTTTCTTGATATTCATCAAGTTCAGCATTTTGAAAACTCATATCTTCGATATTACCACATTTACTGCAAATGATATGTATATGTCTTTCTTCATAGATATCATAACAAGTTTTTTGATTTGCCACATTGATTTCTACAACCAAGCCTTGTTCTTGCAAGGTATTAAGATTTTTATAAACCGTAGCAAGAGAAATAGAAGGATATTCTTTTTTAATTTCCTCATAAAGCTCTTCAATATTTGGATGTTCATGTCTTTTTAAAATTTTTAAAACACACAGTCTTTGAGGAGTTGCTTTCAGTTCGTGTTTTTTAAGTATTTGTAACAATTCCATTCTTTTATCCTAGTTCTTTTTAACTAAGAATAATAATAAATTTTTTATTAAAAGAAGTTTATATCAAATGATATTTTTTATTAGATAATAAGAAGCTATGAAAATTTAAGCATTCTTTATTGTTTTGATTCGAATTTAAAGAATGCTATTGACTCAATTTGTTTTCACTCTTTGTACTAGACTATCAATATCAAGTTTTAAAGCTTTTTCCACTTCATTAGTTTTACCGTGTTCGATGAAATTATCTTCATATTCAAAAGAAACAATTTTGATTTTCAAATCATTCTTCTGCACAAAACTCTCTAGCAAACTCGCTACACCGCCTATTCTCGCATTTTCACTAAAAACAAACCAAATTTGACTCTGTTTTGCTAGCTCTTTTAAAAGTAGTTCATCTAAGGGTTTAGCAAAAATCAAGTCAATCAAATTAGCGTTTTGCCCCTCATCTTGTAATTTTCTTAAAACTTTCCAAGCCTTGCCCACACCTTGCCCATAACCTAAAAAAGCAATATTGCTTTGGTTTTTTACAAGCCATTGCGCTTTTCCAAGTTCTATCTTAGAAGGATTAAATTCCTCATCTAAAATAAAAGATCCTCTAGGATAACGAAAAGCCAAACATCCCTCATGGATATAAGCATACTCCATAATATTTTTCATCATAAGCTCATCTCTTGGAGCTACAAGGGTTAAATTAGGCAAGGGAGCTAAAAAACTCACATCAAAAACTCCCTGATGTGTTTCTCCATCTTCTCCTACTATGCCTGCCCTATCCATAGCAAAAACTACATTTAAATTCATAATCGCACAATCATGGATAACTTGATCGTAAGCGCGTTGTAAAAAAGTGCTGTATATAGCAATAAAAGGTTTAAATCCTTCTTTTGCCATAGCCGCCATAGAAGTAACAGCATGCTGCTCAGCAATACCCACATCCCAAAAACGATCAGGATATTGCTCTATAAGCTTTTCAAGTCCTGTTCCACTTGGCATAGCAGCAGTAATGCCAACTATATTTTTATATTTTGTAGCCAAATCAAACAATACCTTAGAAAAAATTTCTGTTGCAGAATTTTTAGCATCAGGTTTTTTAATGCTTTCTCCACTATCCACATCAAAAGCGCTAACCCCGTGCCATTTAGCATTTTTTCCTTCAGCTAAACTATAACCCTTTCCTTTTAGGGTTTGTGCATGGATAATACAAGGTTTTTGCATAGCTTTTGCCTGTTTTAATGCAGAAATAACCTCGCTTAAATTATGCCCATCAATAGGGCCTATATACTCAAGACCCAATTCTTCAAATAAAAGTCCTGGAGTTATTAATTTAAAACTTTCTTCAAAACGCTTAGCCATATAAGTAGCAGAATCAGGTAAGGCATCTAACATTTTAGCCACGCGTTTTTTGAAATTTTGATAAAACTGCGTTGCCATAGCTTGAGAAAGGTATTTTGAAATCGCACCTATGGGTTTTGAAATGCTCATTTCATTATCATTTAAGATGACTACACAAGGAAATTTAGAATCTCCTAATTCATTCAAGGCCTCATAAGCCATACCCGCACTTAAAGCTCCATCGCCTATTAAAGCTACAGGAGTGCGTTTTTCACCTTTTAATGCTATAGCCTTACAGGCTCCTACGGCTAAAGATATAGAAGTACTTGAGTGTCCTGCTACAAAATAATCCCCATCGTTAGGCTTGGTATATCCACTGAGTCCACCAAATTGACGCAAAGACTCAAAAACATTTTCTTTTCCACTTAAAAGCTTGTGTGTATAGGATTGATGTGATACATCGAATATAAGAGGATCTACCCTATTATCAAATACTGTATGCATAGCTATAGTAAGCTCAACTGCTCCCAAATTGGAGCTTAAGTGTCCTCCATTTTTACTTACCACATCAATAATTTTTTCTCTAATACGAGCCGCCAAATCTTCAAGCTGGGTTAAATTTAGCTTTTCTAATTGTTCTTTAGTATAAGCAAATTGATAATCTTTTTTAATTATTTCATTCATTATTAACCATTTTTTTAATTTTAATAAGACGTGCATTTAAATTGGATTCTATATTGCCACTATCACTTAAAATAATAACACTACCCTTGCTAATAGCGTCATCAAGAGTGATTTTAATATGAGAATTTTCGCTAAAATGCTCTTTTAAATAATTATAATCTACAGAATTTACTTTTATCTCGATAGAACCTGCACCCTTAAGCTCATTAATAAGATCTTTAGCCAAAGCATAAGCTATTTTACTTGAATTATTTTCAAGCTCTTTTAAAATGACTTCTTTAGCGATATCTATAGCTGTATCAGCAAGCTCTTTTTCGTTTTTTTCAATAAAAACATTAAGATTTACACAAGCTTCTTCTAGTTTGGAAACACTTTTTAAGTATTTATCACGCAAGTCATTCAATTCTTTTTCAAATTCGGCTTTAGCTTGCTCATAACCCTCTTTGGAAAATTTTTCCTTAGCACTTTCAAGCTCTGAATTTAAGCGGTTGTTAAACTCACTTTCTTGACTTTCAATTTGCATTTGAAGTTTGATGATATTACTTGACATTTCATCTGTTTTTTTTAGCAAATCTTCAACGAAACTAGGCTGAAATGCAGGAGTTTGAACCTCTTGCACTACTTGAGAAGGTGCAGGAGTTTGACTTTCATTTATAGGATTTTCATCTTTTGAAGGCAAAGCCGCACTATTATCTTCATTTGAAATTTGTGGATGTTGCTTCTCTTCTGTATGATTATCAAATTCTGAAATTACCTTAAAACGATATCCTTCAACAACATGCTGATCAGAAGTTCCTCCTGAAATAACATTACTACGATTAACCATCACTCACCTACTCTATCATTTCATCAGCATCGCCTGTTTGCACAAGTCCTTGTTCTGCAAGTTTTTGCACCACTTCAACTACTTTTCTTTGAGCATCTTCAACATCTTTAACACGCACTGCACCCAAAAATCCCATTTCTTCAAGGAAGGCTTCGCTTGCACGCGTAGACATATTGGCCAAGAATTTTTGCTTTAATTCTTCGCTTGCACCCTTTAAGCCTATCATCAAATCGCGCTTATCCGCAACTTTTAAAATTTCTCTTATAGCTTGAGTGCTAAGTTTTTGTATATCATCAAAAGTAAACATCAATTCTTTAATCGTTTCAGCCAAACGCTCATCACTTTGTTCGATATAAGTGATGGTAGATTTACTTGCTTTTTGTCCTAAGCGATTAAGTACTTCTGCAACTGCTCTTGGGCCTCCCACTTCAACTTTATAAGAAGTAAGACTTTCGAGTTTGCTTTCAAGCACTGCAGATACTCTTTTAATGATACTTGGAGAAATATCCCCAAGATTTGCCATTCTTATAACAACTTCAGCTCTTAACTCATCGCTAAAATACTCCAAGGTTTCAGCTGCATGGATTGAATCCATATGAGCTAAAATAAGTGCGATAGTTTGTGGGTGTTCTTTGGTAATAAAGTCTGCAAGTTGTTGAGGCTTAATCTGAGCCAAATAAGCAAAGTTTTGGTTATTTTCCATACTTTTGGTAAGTTTTTCAAGAATTTTATTGGCAATTTCTGGACCAAAAGTACGGAAAAGTATTTCTTTGGCATATTCCAAACCACCGCTTTTAATGTATTGATTGGATTGAAGCAGAGTATAAAATTCTTCCAAAACCGCAGTAGCTACGGCGCGGTCAACATTTTTTGCCATAGCAATATAGCGTGAAATTTCAGTAATAACATCAATTTCCATATGTGAGAAAACTGAAGTCGTTGCATCTTCGCCAAGTTGTATGAGAAATATCGCTACCTTTTCAGGCATCGATAAATCATCATAAACCATTTTTTGTTCTTCGCTAAGTTTTATCATCACATATCCTTTTCACCAAATTCGGTATCATTTTGGATTAAGTTTTGTAAAAGTGCTGCAATTTCTTCACTCTTATCGCTTACTAAGCCTCTTAATTTTTCAAGTAAAACTTCATATTGGATAGAATCTTCATTGAAATTCTCCCCAAAGCCAAGTTGCTCTTCAACCTTTTTCCTAGCGGCATTGAATTTCTCTAACGCATCCTCAGCATCATCTAAAACAGCACTTGGACCCTGCTGCACTTCTTCTTGTGCTGCAACATCTTCAAGCATTTTTTGTGCAAATGGAGCAATAATTTTTTTGTAAAAAATAAAAAGTAAAATAGCCGCAATAAAATATTTAACCGGTGGAATAAATGGTTCGATAAAACGATTATAGAAAGTTTTAACTTTACTTTCCACTCTAATAGACTCACGATGGAAAGGTAAATTTTGCACTACTACACTATCCCCTCTGTTAGCACTAAAATTAATAGTATTTTTAACTATACTTTCCACACTTGCGAGCTCTTCTTTGCTTAAAGGGACATATTCACTTTTCACATCTCCATTTTCATCTACAACATCTTGATACTTTCCATCTATTGTTACCGCTGCTGAAGTGCGCACAACGGTTGCAAATTGTTTTTTTGTATTTGTTATAGTTTTTGAAAGCTCATTGTTTGTAGTGACTTGGTTTTTCTTATAGGTATCGATTTGTCCTTTATTATCAAGTCCTTCTACTGGACCTATATTTGAAACCGCACCTGGCACACCTTGAATTTCAGGCTCTTTTCTACCTGTTCTTTCTTCATTAAGAGTTTGCTCACTTCGAACTATAGGGTTTGGATCATAAATTTCACTTTGGGATTCTTGCTTAGAAAAGTCAAAATCTATATTGACACTTACTCTTACCTTATCCGTGCCTCCTGCATAAGGAGCTAAAGTTTCTATGATTTTATCTTCTAAAGCTCTTTCTTGATCACTTTTGTATTTAATTTGAGCACGAACCAAATCATCTTCATAAGCCTCTTGCTCATCTAAAGGCACACCACTTTGATCACTAATTCTTACATTTTCTTTGGTTAATTTTGGAATAGCAGCTGAAACTATGTTTTTGATTCCATCGATTTGCTTTCTAGTAAGCTTTAAGCCCTCGCGTACATTTACAACAACTGAAGCTGTGGGAGGAATTTGTCTTTCAGTAAAAACGCTGTCTTTTGGAAAAGCTATATGCACTACTGCACTGCGTATAGGTTCTAAAGTTTCGATTGTTCTTGCAAGCTCTCCTTCTATAGCTCTTTGATATTTTACTCTTTGTTCTTCATTTGTAGCTCCAAAAGTTTGCGTATCAAAAGCTTCAAAACCCACACGGCTATCTTTTATCAATCCTTCACTGGCGATAAACATTCTTTGACGATATACCTGATCTTGTGGAACTAAAATTTTACTTTCGTTTTCTAGTATATAAGGCACACTATTTTGTTCAAGTTTAGCCACAATAGCCGCAGAAGAACTTGGATCAACATTATCAACTAAAACAGCATAGCCATTATTAGCACTACTGCCACTTCCACGAAATAGTGCCAAAAATACCAAAAATCCGACAACTACGACAATAGAAGCTGCAATAACTATGCGTTGCTTTCGAGTCAAATTTTGATAAAGTTGCCCAATTTGGTGAAGCATATTTTTAAAATCCATTAATTCTCATCCCTTAGTTTAGTGAATTTCACCTATTTTAATTCTAAATATTATCAAAATAAACTATTTTTAATTAAAAATCAAGCCTATTTTAAAATTTCTTCAAATTCTGTAAAAAATCTTTCATTTTCATAAGGCGTTCCTATGGTAATTCTCATAGCATTTAAACCATAACTTTTTAAATTTCTTATTATTATACCCTTTTTAAGCAATTTTTCAGACAAATCTGTACTATTTTTTTCCTCAAAAAAATAAGTGATAAAATTTGTATAGCTTTCGATGAATTTAATACGATGTTTTTTGGCAAATTCCTTATAAAGCTCCATTTGAGAAAAATTATTTTCCAAAGTTTTTTTGGTAAATTCTTCATCGTGCAAAGCCGCAACCGCTGCTTTTAATGCTAAATTGCTTACATTAAAAGGGGCACGAAGTTTATAAAATGCACTGATAATTTCTGCATTTGCTATACCATAACCTATGCGCAACCCACCCAATCCATAAAGTTTAGAAAAAGTTCCTAAATAAAGCACATTTTTAAATTCTTGCACAAGATCACAAGGCTTTAGATATTTGTTTTGATCTTTAAAACTTGCAAATTCATTATAAGCTGCATCAATTATCACTAAACAATTCTCATCAATAGCGCGTATAAAATCAAGCACCTCGTTTGTGTCTAAGCACTCGCCCAAAGGATTGTTAGGCAAACATAAGAATATGATCTCAATCTCATCTTTATGTGCTTCATAAAGTGTTTTAAATTCAGATAAATCATGAGTGATACTTTGAGTTTTATAACATTTTGCACCGCATTGTTTAGCATAAATTTCATACATAGCAAAGCTTACCCCTGCTTGCAAAAAAGCATTTTGAGGGTTAAGTTTAGAATGTATAGCAAATTCAATAACCTGATCGCTGCCTGCACCAATGATGATATTTTCATTTTTTACATTATATTTTTGCGCCAATTCACCTTTTAACTCTACCATGCTGTCATCAGGATAAAGATTTGCCTTAAAAGCATTTTCTTGCAAAACTTTAACCGCTTTAGGCGGAGCACCAAAAGGATTTTCATTGCTTGCTAATTTTATCACTTCTTTTACGCCATACTCTCTAGCGATAACTTCAATATCCTTGCCCGGTTCATAATTGCTTAAGTGATTTAAAAAGTTATTGAATTTCATTTTTTTCTCCTGATAAATAAGATCCAAGCCAAACTACTTCATCTGCATTTTTCAAAGCGCGTTGAACATTTTCATCATCAATATGCCCTTCAAAATCTATATAAAAACTATGTAAAAATTCTTTTGATTTTACGGGACGAGATTCGAGTTTGGTAAGATTGATATTTTCTTTTTTAAATTGCTCTAATAAAGAACTAAGACCGCCAGGCTTATGTGCAGTGTGAGCTAAAATAGAAGTTTTACAATTTGGCATTTTTGGATTTTTAATATCACTTAAAATTAAAAATCTTGTACGATTTGCTGCATTATCTTCTATCTTATCAAAAAGCACAGGTACATTATAAAGCTTTGCAGCTATTTTAGAACAAATTGCAGCCGAATATTTATCTTGAGAGGCTAAATAAGCGGCATTTGCTGTAGATTTTGAAGGTACAAATTCTATATTACTTAACTCATGGCTTTCTAAAAATTTACGACATTGATTGTAGCCTTGTGGATGAGAATAAATGCGTTTTATCTCTTTTAGATTTTCATTAATTCCTACAAAAGAATGATGAATATCCATATAAATTTCACCAAAAATTTTAAGCTCGTTATACTTACCTAAGCAATCTAAAGTTACCCCTACGGCACCTTCTGTGTTATTTTCTATAGGAACAACTCCATATTTTGCTTCTTTATTGTTAAGCTCTTTAAAAACATCCTCTATAGTTGCAAGTGCGATATAGCGACTCATAGCACCAAAACGACTCCTTGCTGCTTGATGAGTATAAGTACCCTCAGGACCCAAATAAGCAACTATTTGAGGCATTTCCAAATTTCTTGAAACAGCAAAAATTTCTTGATAAATAGCCTCTATGGCATTTTGATCTAAAAGCCCCAAATTTGCATTTTTTAAGCGATTAATAATCGCTCTTTCGCGCTCAGGACGATAAATCGCTCCACCGCTTGTTTGCTTGATTTCTCCTATGCTTTTAACATAGCTCATTCTTTCATTTAAAAGTTCTAAAATTTTATCATCTACCATATCGATTTTATTTCTAAAATCTTCTAAGTTTAAATTTGGCATTTCAAATCCTTTAAAATTTCTAAAACGCTAGGATAAATTTTATCCACCATGCCTGTATCAAATCCTTTGGTATCACTTATTTTACCACTTAAAACAAGTAAGGTTTTCATACCCAATTCTTTAGCTTGAACCAAATCACCCTTTAAATCATCGCTAATGATTTTAATATCCTCAAAATCAGCATTTTTATTATAATTCCTCAAAAGCCTTAAAGCCTCTTTATAAAAAGCTGTGCTAGGTTTACCTACAACTTGGTATTTAAAATCAATAGCATTTTGTAACATCGCCATTATACTGCCCACACCCGGATAAAGCCTGCCCTCTTTTTTATAAATGCTACTTTCATGCATAGCGATAAATTGCACGCCCTCTTTAGCATATTCCATCATCAAAGCAAAATCTTGGAATTTAAAATCATCATAACTGGCAACAAGTACAGCCATAGGATTTTCAAAATCCATTTCAAAACCCAATTCTTCAAGGCTTTGTATAAATTCCTCTGCACCAAAAGCCGCAACCTTGCAAGGCCTTAAAATATATCTTAAAACGCTAAAAGGATCGATATAAGCACCCTCTTTGATGGCCAATCCTTTTTGTCTTAATCTTTCTAAGAAATCAATTTTTTTTGTATTGTTAGTAATAACAACATAGGGAATATTTTTTATATTTAAAAAATCAATCAATTCTTTAGCGCCATAGATCAAAGATTTATCAGCATCTGAAATCAAAGTTCCTTGCACATCTAAAAAAAACATTTTATCCCTTTAAAAATTGTTCTTCTAAGGCAATTTGTTCTTCAAAACTTTCCCTTTGGCGAATCATTCTTACCTCACCATTTTCAAAAGCTAATTCGCAAACTTTATTTCTTGTATTGTAATTACTACTCATACTAAAACCATAAGCTCCAGCATTTTTAATAACCATTATATCACCATTTTGAGTGCTTGGCAAAAATCTTGCCTTAGCAAAAAAATCTCCACTTTCGCAAATTCCACCCACAACATCACAAAGGCTTTCTTCTCCTTGATTATAAGGCAACAAAATTTCATGATAAGCTTCATATAAACTTGGGCGAATCAGATCATTCATAGCCCCGTCTACTATAACAAAACGCTTTGTTTTATTGTGTTTTTCATAAAGCACAGAGCATACAAATTCCCCACTATTAGCAACCAAAAATCTTCCTGGTTCCATTCCTATGGTTACATCAAGCCCATGCAATTGAGCAAGTATTCCTTGCGCATAATCATAAAGATCAGGCTCTATATCTTCTTTTTCATATCTTACACCAAGTCCACCGCCTATATCGAAGAATTTAAGCTCTATTTGTAAAGCCTTAAGCTCTCTTACTAATTTTGCAACAATTGTAGCAGCCTCATGGATAGGAGAAATATCTAATAATTGAGAACCTATATGAAAATGCACTCCAATAGGCTCTAAATGGGGTGAATTTTTAGCATAAAGATACATTTTTCTTGCAAGATCAATTTCTACGCCAAATTTATTTTCGTTTAAACCTGTAGAAATATAAGGATGAGTTTTAGCATTTACATTTGGATTGACACGGATACTTATCCTTGCTTTTAGATTGAGTTCTTTAGCTACACTTTCTAAAAGCATCATTTCAGCTTCACTTTCAAGATTGATATATAAAATATCATATTCCAAAGCAAGTTTTAATTCTTCTTGGGTTTTTCCTACGCCACTAAAAATTATCTTATAAGATTTAGCACCTGCTTTTAAAGCACGTTTAACCTCTCCTATGCTCACGCAATCAAACCCGCTGTCAAGCTTTACAAGCATTTGTAAAAGACTTAAATTTGAGTTTGCTTTTACCGCATAAAAAATTTGAGATTTTCTAGCTTTAAAAGCATTTTTAAGCCTTAAAAAACGCTCTTTAATAAAATCAAAATCATAAATATAAAAAGGGGTTTGAAATTCATCTTTGAGTTTTTTATAATCCATTTTTCACCTTTATTTTTAATTTTACTATATTAAAGCTTAATTTATCGGTGCTTGTAAAACATAAAACCACCTAAAAAAATTAACAAAACAATAGGCATAACAATGCCTAATTCACTTAAAATCACACCATTTTCGCTCAATCTTGATAGTAAAAATAACATACCCCAAGTAAGCAAAGTGACTACAAAAGCTACAAAAGCTACAAAAGCTAAATTAAAAAATCTTGCAATAACTGGGAAAAAATAATACATAATAAGCATTAAAAAAGGTGCAAAAAATGGCATAAATACAAGCTTGTAAAGATTGATTTTAAGTGCTTCTATGCTGATATTTTGTGTTTTAAAAAGCTCTAAACTTTCAAGTATATCCAAAATAGAATAATCACTATTGCTAGCCACCCCTTCGATAATCTTAGGCTTAAAACCTTCAAGGGTATCAAGCTCTTTAAATTCGCTGATATTTAATCCCTTATTGCCAAGCTCATACTCCTTAGGAAGCAAGGTTAAATTTCCTTCTTTTAAAGTCCAATTTTTCTTTTCAAAAACTCCACTTTTAGCCTCGATAAAAGAACTTAAATTTAAATCCTTAATATTAAAAATTTTAATATTTTGTGCGGTACTTTGTCCGTTATTAACCTTAGAAATATAAACAAATTCATCATTAAATTTCAAAAAAACTTCACCGCTTTGTTTTAACATAGTGCCATTTTTTAGAATATTTCTTTTATAATCATTTGCATAAGCAAAAGGGGTAAAATTTAATCCCACATACACAAAGCAAAAAAACA
The window above is part of the Campylobacter coli genome. Proteins encoded here:
- a CDS encoding tripartite tricarboxylate transporter permease, whose translation is MDTWMYLMQGFSIALDPYNILIALIGCFIGTIVGMLPGLGPINGVAILLPLAFAMNLPAESAIILLATVYMGCEYGGRISSILLGIPGDAAAIMTTLDGHPLAKKGQAGKALSISALSSFIGSFIAICGIILFAPLIAQWSLKFGPAEYFALIVFGLATLGSMLAQKPIRSFLSALIGLFLTTIGIDGNTGVYRFTFDSPHLYDGISFVILVMGLFSVSEIFLMLEHTQTSQNIINKTGKILVNIKEFFFCFWTIIRSSIIGFFVGVLPGAGATIASAITYMSEKKIAGEKGKFGQGDLKGVAAPEAANNASACGSFIPMLTLGLPGSGTTAVMMGALTLYNITPGPTMFTDQVNIVWGLIASLLFANVILLLMNLPLVGIFVKILSIPMWSLAPIIAIVSIIGVYSINSTDFDIILILIIGILGYFLRKLEFPMAPLILGFVLGEQLETNLRRALSISNGDFSILWSGIIAQSLLIGAVLIILIPLLIKKIRKSKF
- the ubiE gene encoding bifunctional demethylmenaquinone methyltransferase/2-methoxy-6-polyprenyl-1,4-benzoquinol methylase UbiE, with protein sequence MQKQDKIIKMFNEIAPTYDKANRILSFGVDVSWRKFACKRVLKLYQKDNLNIVDVACGTGDMIEIWQESAKKLNKNIAHIKGIDPSEGMLNIAKQKFPNIEFIEAGAQELPLQSESVDIVSISYGIRNVVEREKALREFSRVLKQDGIFVVLEFTKREKGGFVASCRDFYLKNILPSLGGMISKNKSAYEYLPNSIEGFLSKEEFIAELKQVGFEMLEFKSFSFGVSSMFIAKKV
- the perR gene encoding peroxide-responsive transcriptional repressor PerR, yielding MELLQILKKHELKATPQRLCVLKILKRHEHPNIEELYEEIKKEYPSISLATVYKNLNTLQEQGLVVEINVANQKTCYDIYEERHIHIICSKCGNIEDMSFQNAELDEYQEKLEKKMGNIIDHLAVCAHVSTCKKCH
- the dxs gene encoding 1-deoxy-D-xylulose-5-phosphate synthase — encoded protein: MNEIIKKDYQFAYTKEQLEKLNLTQLEDLAARIREKIIDVVSKNGGHLSSNLGAVELTIAMHTVFDNRVDPLIFDVSHQSYTHKLLSGKENVFESLRQFGGLSGYTKPNDGDYFVAGHSSTSISLAVGACKAIALKGEKRTPVALIGDGALSAGMAYEALNELGDSKFPCVVILNDNEMSISKPIGAISKYLSQAMATQFYQNFKKRVAKMLDALPDSATYMAKRFEESFKLITPGLLFEELGLEYIGPIDGHNLSEVISALKQAKAMQKPCIIHAQTLKGKGYSLAEGKNAKWHGVSAFDVDSGESIKKPDAKNSATEIFSKVLFDLATKYKNIVGITAAMPSGTGLEKLIEQYPDRFWDVGIAEQHAVTSMAAMAKEGFKPFIAIYSTFLQRAYDQVIHDCAIMNLNVVFAMDRAGIVGEDGETHQGVFDVSFLAPLPNLTLVAPRDELMMKNIMEYAYIHEGCLAFRYPRGSFILDEEFNPSKIELGKAQWLVKNQSNIAFLGYGQGVGKAWKVLRKLQDEGQNANLIDLIFAKPLDELLLKELAKQSQIWFVFSENARIGGVASLLESFVQKNDLKIKIVSFEYEDNFIEHGKTNEVEKALKLDIDSLVQRVKTN
- the fliH gene encoding flagellar assembly protein FliH, whose amino-acid sequence is MVNRSNVISGGTSDQHVVEGYRFKVISEFDNHTEEKQHPQISNEDNSAALPSKDENPINESQTPAPSQVVQEVQTPAFQPSFVEDLLKKTDEMSSNIIKLQMQIESQESEFNNRLNSELESAKEKFSKEGYEQAKAEFEKELNDLRDKYLKSVSKLEEACVNLNVFIEKNEKELADTAIDIAKEVILKELENNSSKIAYALAKDLINELKGAGSIEIKVNSVDYNYLKEHFSENSHIKITLDDAISKGSVIILSDSGNIESNLNARLIKIKKMVNNE